Proteins encoded together in one Numida meleagris isolate 19003 breed g44 Domestic line chromosome 17, NumMel1.0, whole genome shotgun sequence window:
- the TRIM25 gene encoding E3 ubiquitin/ISG15 ligase TRIM25: protein MAALTKAPSEPNLAALEEELTCSICLCIFSAPVTVPCGHNFCASCLELTWADQVRDFSCPQCRATFPGRPQLRKNTVLCRVVEQLQGYGAGDGKEGDEREEEEQEEAAPIFCDSCLRAAATQTCLTCMASFCPEHLRPHHDSPAFRDHQLCPPVRDLQQRKCPQHNKLFEFFCSQHGCCICSLCLLSHKLCHASPLQEAKAKAESALKKRLAELHSQSERSAQAMNSVKTIQSQAAETAARKRDLLRAEFLEIKALIEEKENQTLKVIMDEEKRVCNKFDYIYKILGGKKNEIQSLRDQIEMALTEDDDVLFLKRAAALQRTSVREAFVPVIEMDQNMIHAAYQSAINLKDVVKLTVNVPMEKRGDAKPAPAPVKMKPPLVPSPNRPIVRKKAAAELHPHKARIPHPAKTTLLEETDTQDKKNPVKLAPNVGAPNVGAASMGAASTGAPSAATAAKMKELISSFLKKTRVELLQYAANITLDYNTAHNKVALSERYTKMSVSDALLNYNHHPQRFTDCPQVLGFQCFKRGVHYWEVELQQNNFCGIGICYGSMDRYGPDSRLGRNTSSWCIEWFNSKISAWHNDVEKCLPNTKATKIGVLLHCDGGFVLFLAVEEKLNLIYKFKAQFSEAVHPAFWLFSSGTVLSLCQMNP, encoded by the exons ATGGCGGCGTTGACTAAGGCTCCGTCGGAGCCGAACCTGGCGGCGCTGGAGGAGGAGCTGACGTGCTCCATCTGCCTCTGCATCTTCAGTGCCCCCGTGACGGTGCCCTGCGGCCACAACTTCTGCGCCTCCTGCCTGGAGCTCACCTGGGCCGACCAGGTGCGGGACTTCAGCTGCCCGCAGTGCCGCGCCACCTTCCCGGGCCGCCCGCAGCTCCGCAAGAACACGGTGCTGTGCCGGGTggtggagcagctgcagggctaCGGGGCCGGGGACGGGAAGGAGGGCGACGAGCGcgaggaggaagagcaggaggaggcagcccCCATCTTCTGCGACAGCTGTCTGCGAGCGGCTGCCACGCAGACCTGCCTCACCTGCATGGCCTCCTTCTGCCCCGAGCACCTGCGGCCGCACCACGACAGCCCGGCCTTCCGCGACCACCAGCTGTGCCCGCCCGTGCGGGAcctgcagcagaggaagtgCCCGCAGCACAACAAGCTCTTTGAGTTCTTCTGCAGCCAGCACGGCTGCTGCATCTGCTCACTCTGCCTGCTGAGCCACAAGCTGTGCCACGCCAGCCCGCTGCAGGAGGCCAAAGCCAAAGCCGAG TCAGCACTGAAGAagaggctggcagagctgcacagcCAGAGTGAAAGATCTGCACAAGCAATGAACTCTGTGAAAACAATCCAAAGTCAAGCTGCT GAGACAGCTGCCAGAAAGCGAGATTTGTTGAGAGCTGAGTTTTTGGAAATTAAAGCCttaattgaagaaaaagaaaaccagaccTTAAAAGTAATTATGGACGAAGAAAAAAGAGTTTGCAATAAGTTTGATTACATATATAAAATTCTGGGAGGTAAGAAGAACGAAATTCAGTCTCTGAGAGACCAGATTGAGATGGCACTGACTGAAGATGATgatgttctctttttaaag agagCGGCAGCACTGCAACGAACATCAGTAAGAGAGGCTTTTGTCCCAGTAATTGAAATGGACCAAAACATGATACATGCTGCTTATCAGTCTGCCATTAACCTTAAAGACGTTGTCAAACTTACAGTGAATGTGCCTATGGAGAAAAGAGGGGACG CAaaaccagcaccagcacctgtGAAAATGAAGCCCCCTTTGGTGCCTTCCCCAAACAGACCCATTGTTAGAAAAAAGGCTGCTGCAGAAT tGCATCCCCACAAAGCGAGAATCCCTCACCCGGCTAAAACCACTTTGCTGGAGGAGACAGATACCC aggaCAAAAAGAATCCTGTTAAACTTG CACCAAACGTGGGAGCACCAAACGTGGGAGCAGCAAGCATGGGAGCAGCAAGCACGGGAGCACCAAGTGCTGCAACTGCTGCTAAAATGAAAGAACTTATTAGCAGCTTCCTGAAAAAAACCAGAGTGGAGCTTTTGCAGT ATGCTGCTAACATCACACTGGATTACAACACAGCTCATAACAAAGTGGCTCTGTCTGAGCGATACACCAAGATGTCCGTTTCAGACGCCCTACTGAATTACAACCACCACCCTCAGCGTTTCACTGATTGTCCCCAAGTGCTGGGGTTCCAGTGCTTCAAGAGAGGTGTCCACTACTGGGAAGTGGAACTGCAGCAGAACAACTTCTGTGGCATTGGCATCTGCTACGGCAGCATGGACCGGTACGGGCCGGACAGCCGCCTGGGTAGGAACACCAGTTCTTGGTGTATCGAGTGGTTTAATTCCAAAATTTCAGCCTGGCATAATGATGTTGAAAAGTGCTTACCCAACACAAAGGCTACTAAGATCGGTGTGCTGCTCCACTGTGATGGAGGGTTCGTGCTTTTCTTGGCTGTTGAGGAAAAGCTTAACTTGATCTATAAATTCAAAGCCCAGTTTTCTGAAGCTGTGCACCCCGCCTTCTGGTTATTTTCCAGTGGCactgttctctctctctgccaaATGAACCCATAA
- the DGKE gene encoding diacylglycerol kinase epsilon isoform X3 — MAGAESGSSAFSMSSVVADWSLVFWTLCSVILPVLITLWCSFHRSRRQMLIRDIFCKSKHDWHYTDLFGQPSYCCVCAQHILRGTFCSCCGLRVCEGCLKKADQHFLCKEIVMRGEGGAHGSMPHHWIRGNVPLCSHCMVCKQQCGTQPKLCDYRCVWCQCTAHDECMLDCLKIEECTFGEFKDLIIPPYYLSTINQMRKDKRTDYEKVVPYCREHWIPVIVLANTRSGNNMGETLLGEFKILLNPVQVFDLSKITPAKALQLCTLLPCNAVRVLVCGGDGTVGWVLDAIDEMKIKGQERFIPQVAILPLGTGNDLSNTLGWGAGYAGEVPVEQILRNVMEADGIVLDRWKVQVTSKGYYNLRKPKVFTMNNYFSIGPDALMALNFHAHREKTPSLFSSRIINKAVYFFYGTKDCLVQECKDLNKKVELELDGERIELPNLEGIIVLNIGYWGGGCRLWEGMGDEPYPLARHDDGLLEVVGVHGSFHCAQIQVKLANPVRLGQAHTVRACD, encoded by the exons ATGGCGGGCGCCGAGAGCGGGAGCAGCGCCTTCTCCATGTCCTCGGTCGTGGCAGACTGGAGCTTGGTGTTCTGGACGCTGTGCTCGGTCATCCTGCCGGTGCTGATCACTCTGTGGTGCAGCTTCCACCGCTCCCGGCGGCAGATGCTGATACGTGACATCTTTTGCAAGAGCAAGCACGACTGGCACTACACGGACCTCTTCGGGCAGCCCTCCTACTGCTGCGTGTGCGCGCAGCACATCCTCCGCGgcactttctgcagctgctgcggGCTGCGCGTCTGTGAGGGATGCCTGAAGAAGGCCGACCAGCATTTCCTCTGCAAGGAAATCGTGATGAGGGGCGAAGGTGGAGCCCACGGCTCTATGCCGCACCACTGGATCAGAGGCAACGTCCCACTCTGCAGCCACTGCATGGTGTGCAAGCAGCAGTGCGGCACGCAGCCCAAGCTCTGCGATTACAG atgcgTGTGGTGTCAGTGCACTGCACACGATGAATGCATGTTGGATTGTTTAAAGATTGAGGAGTGTACGTTTGGAGAATTCAAAGACTTAATTATTCCACCGTACTACTTGTCTACAATCAACCAGATGCGTAAAGACAAAAGAACTGATTATGAAAAG GTAGTACCTTACTGCAGAGAACACTGGATCCCAGTAATCGTACTGGCAAATACTCGTAGTGGGAACAACATGGGTGAAACTCTACTAGGagaatttaaaattctgctgaACCCTGTTCAG GTTTTTGATCTAAGCAAAATTACACCCGCTAAAGCACTCCAACTTTGTACCTTGCTGCCTTGCAATGCTGTCAGGGTTCTTGTCTGTGGTGGGGATGGTACAGTAGGCTGGGTCCTGGATGCAATCGATGAAATGAAGATAAAG GGGCAAGAACGCTTTATTCCACAAGTTGCAATTTTACCTCTAGGAACAGGTAATGACCTGTCCAATACACTGGGCTGGGGCGCAGGTTATGCTGGAGAGGTCCCTGTGGAACAGATCTTACGAAATGTGATGGAGGCAGATGGAATCGTGCTAGACAG atggAAGGTTCAAGTAACAAGCAAAGGATATTACAATTTAAGGAAACCAAAG GTATTCACAATGAACAACTACTTCTCTATTGGACCTGATGCTCTTATGGCTTTAAATTTCCATGCCCATCGTGAGAAGACTCCctctctgttttccagcagaatTATCAATAAG gctgtttattttttttatggaacCAAAGACTGCTTAGTACAAGAATGTAAAGATCTTAACAAGAAAGTTGAG CTAGAGTTGGATGGCGAGAGAATCGAGTTGCCCAATTTGGAAGGCATCATCGTCCTGAATATTGGGTACTGGGGAGGTGGCTGTAGGCTGTGGGAAGGAATGGGTGATGAACCTTATCCCTTGGCAAG ACACGATGATGGACTTCTGGAAGTTGTTGGAGTTCATGGTTCCTTCCACTGTGCTCAGATTCAGGTGAAACTAGCAAATCCTGTTCGTCTAGGGCAGGCACATACAGTGAGG GCGTGTGATTAG
- the DGKE gene encoding diacylglycerol kinase epsilon isoform X2: MAGAESGSSAFSMSSVVADWSLVFWTLCSVILPVLITLWCSFHRSRRQMLIRDIFCKSKHDWHYTDLFGQPSYCCVCAQHILRGTFCSCCGLRVCEGCLKKADQHFLCKEIVMRGEGGAHGSMPHHWIRGNVPLCSHCMVCKQQCGTQPKLCDYRCVWCQCTAHDECMLDCLKIEECTFGEFKDLIIPPYYLSTINQMRKDKRTDYEKVVPYCREHWIPVIVLANTRSGNNMGETLLGEFKILLNPVQVFDLSKITPAKALQLCTLLPCNAVRVLVCGGDGTVGWVLDAIDEMKIKGQERFIPQVAILPLGTGNDLSNTLGWGAGYAGEVPVEQILRNVMEADGIVLDRWKVQVTSKGYYNLRKPKVFTMNNYFSIGPDALMALNFHAHREKTPSLFSSRIINKAVYFFYGTKDCLVQECKDLNKKVELELDGERIELPNLEGIIVLNIGYWGGGCRLWEGMGDEPYPLARHDDGLLEVVGVHGSFHCAQIQVKLANPVRLGQAHTVRSAGAGMVVKQLFRYGAV, encoded by the exons ATGGCGGGCGCCGAGAGCGGGAGCAGCGCCTTCTCCATGTCCTCGGTCGTGGCAGACTGGAGCTTGGTGTTCTGGACGCTGTGCTCGGTCATCCTGCCGGTGCTGATCACTCTGTGGTGCAGCTTCCACCGCTCCCGGCGGCAGATGCTGATACGTGACATCTTTTGCAAGAGCAAGCACGACTGGCACTACACGGACCTCTTCGGGCAGCCCTCCTACTGCTGCGTGTGCGCGCAGCACATCCTCCGCGgcactttctgcagctgctgcggGCTGCGCGTCTGTGAGGGATGCCTGAAGAAGGCCGACCAGCATTTCCTCTGCAAGGAAATCGTGATGAGGGGCGAAGGTGGAGCCCACGGCTCTATGCCGCACCACTGGATCAGAGGCAACGTCCCACTCTGCAGCCACTGCATGGTGTGCAAGCAGCAGTGCGGCACGCAGCCCAAGCTCTGCGATTACAG atgcgTGTGGTGTCAGTGCACTGCACACGATGAATGCATGTTGGATTGTTTAAAGATTGAGGAGTGTACGTTTGGAGAATTCAAAGACTTAATTATTCCACCGTACTACTTGTCTACAATCAACCAGATGCGTAAAGACAAAAGAACTGATTATGAAAAG GTAGTACCTTACTGCAGAGAACACTGGATCCCAGTAATCGTACTGGCAAATACTCGTAGTGGGAACAACATGGGTGAAACTCTACTAGGagaatttaaaattctgctgaACCCTGTTCAG GTTTTTGATCTAAGCAAAATTACACCCGCTAAAGCACTCCAACTTTGTACCTTGCTGCCTTGCAATGCTGTCAGGGTTCTTGTCTGTGGTGGGGATGGTACAGTAGGCTGGGTCCTGGATGCAATCGATGAAATGAAGATAAAG GGGCAAGAACGCTTTATTCCACAAGTTGCAATTTTACCTCTAGGAACAGGTAATGACCTGTCCAATACACTGGGCTGGGGCGCAGGTTATGCTGGAGAGGTCCCTGTGGAACAGATCTTACGAAATGTGATGGAGGCAGATGGAATCGTGCTAGACAG atggAAGGTTCAAGTAACAAGCAAAGGATATTACAATTTAAGGAAACCAAAG GTATTCACAATGAACAACTACTTCTCTATTGGACCTGATGCTCTTATGGCTTTAAATTTCCATGCCCATCGTGAGAAGACTCCctctctgttttccagcagaatTATCAATAAG gctgtttattttttttatggaacCAAAGACTGCTTAGTACAAGAATGTAAAGATCTTAACAAGAAAGTTGAG CTAGAGTTGGATGGCGAGAGAATCGAGTTGCCCAATTTGGAAGGCATCATCGTCCTGAATATTGGGTACTGGGGAGGTGGCTGTAGGCTGTGGGAAGGAATGGGTGATGAACCTTATCCCTTGGCAAG ACACGATGATGGACTTCTGGAAGTTGTTGGAGTTCATGGTTCCTTCCACTGTGCTCAGATTCAGGTGAAACTAGCAAATCCTGTTCGTCTAGGGCAGGCACATACAGTGAGG AGCGCTGGAGCGGGAATGGTCGTGAAACAGTTGTTTCGTTATGGTGCAGTATAA
- the DGKE gene encoding diacylglycerol kinase epsilon isoform X1, whose amino-acid sequence MAGAESGSSAFSMSSVVADWSLVFWTLCSVILPVLITLWCSFHRSRRQMLIRDIFCKSKHDWHYTDLFGQPSYCCVCAQHILRGTFCSCCGLRVCEGCLKKADQHFLCKEIVMRGEGGAHGSMPHHWIRGNVPLCSHCMVCKQQCGTQPKLCDYRCVWCQCTAHDECMLDCLKIEECTFGEFKDLIIPPYYLSTINQMRKDKRTDYEKVVPYCREHWIPVIVLANTRSGNNMGETLLGEFKILLNPVQVFDLSKITPAKALQLCTLLPCNAVRVLVCGGDGTVGWVLDAIDEMKIKGQERFIPQVAILPLGTGNDLSNTLGWGAGYAGEVPVEQILRNVMEADGIVLDRWKVQVTSKGYYNLRKPKVFTMNNYFSIGPDALMALNFHAHREKTPSLFSSRIINKAVYFFYGTKDCLVQECKDLNKKVELELDGERIELPNLEGIIVLNIGYWGGGCRLWEGMGDEPYPLARHDDGLLEVVGVHGSFHCAQIQVKLANPVRLGQAHTVRLILKSSKMPMQVDGEPWAQGPCTVTITHKTHALMLYHSGEQTDDDASSVSEQEHVREQTDEDV is encoded by the exons ATGGCGGGCGCCGAGAGCGGGAGCAGCGCCTTCTCCATGTCCTCGGTCGTGGCAGACTGGAGCTTGGTGTTCTGGACGCTGTGCTCGGTCATCCTGCCGGTGCTGATCACTCTGTGGTGCAGCTTCCACCGCTCCCGGCGGCAGATGCTGATACGTGACATCTTTTGCAAGAGCAAGCACGACTGGCACTACACGGACCTCTTCGGGCAGCCCTCCTACTGCTGCGTGTGCGCGCAGCACATCCTCCGCGgcactttctgcagctgctgcggGCTGCGCGTCTGTGAGGGATGCCTGAAGAAGGCCGACCAGCATTTCCTCTGCAAGGAAATCGTGATGAGGGGCGAAGGTGGAGCCCACGGCTCTATGCCGCACCACTGGATCAGAGGCAACGTCCCACTCTGCAGCCACTGCATGGTGTGCAAGCAGCAGTGCGGCACGCAGCCCAAGCTCTGCGATTACAG atgcgTGTGGTGTCAGTGCACTGCACACGATGAATGCATGTTGGATTGTTTAAAGATTGAGGAGTGTACGTTTGGAGAATTCAAAGACTTAATTATTCCACCGTACTACTTGTCTACAATCAACCAGATGCGTAAAGACAAAAGAACTGATTATGAAAAG GTAGTACCTTACTGCAGAGAACACTGGATCCCAGTAATCGTACTGGCAAATACTCGTAGTGGGAACAACATGGGTGAAACTCTACTAGGagaatttaaaattctgctgaACCCTGTTCAG GTTTTTGATCTAAGCAAAATTACACCCGCTAAAGCACTCCAACTTTGTACCTTGCTGCCTTGCAATGCTGTCAGGGTTCTTGTCTGTGGTGGGGATGGTACAGTAGGCTGGGTCCTGGATGCAATCGATGAAATGAAGATAAAG GGGCAAGAACGCTTTATTCCACAAGTTGCAATTTTACCTCTAGGAACAGGTAATGACCTGTCCAATACACTGGGCTGGGGCGCAGGTTATGCTGGAGAGGTCCCTGTGGAACAGATCTTACGAAATGTGATGGAGGCAGATGGAATCGTGCTAGACAG atggAAGGTTCAAGTAACAAGCAAAGGATATTACAATTTAAGGAAACCAAAG GTATTCACAATGAACAACTACTTCTCTATTGGACCTGATGCTCTTATGGCTTTAAATTTCCATGCCCATCGTGAGAAGACTCCctctctgttttccagcagaatTATCAATAAG gctgtttattttttttatggaacCAAAGACTGCTTAGTACAAGAATGTAAAGATCTTAACAAGAAAGTTGAG CTAGAGTTGGATGGCGAGAGAATCGAGTTGCCCAATTTGGAAGGCATCATCGTCCTGAATATTGGGTACTGGGGAGGTGGCTGTAGGCTGTGGGAAGGAATGGGTGATGAACCTTATCCCTTGGCAAG ACACGATGATGGACTTCTGGAAGTTGTTGGAGTTCATGGTTCCTTCCACTGTGCTCAGATTCAGGTGAAACTAGCAAATCCTGTTCGTCTAGGGCAGGCACATACAGTGAGG CTGATCTTGAAGAGTTCAAAGATGCCAATGCAGGTGGACGGAGAGCCGTGGGCTCAGGGGCCATGCACTGTTACCATAACTCATAAGACACATGCACTGATGTTGTATCATTCGGGTGAGCAAACAGACGACGACGCATCCAGCGTGTCTGAGCAAGAGCACGTGAGAGAACAGACAGATGAAGATGTATAG
- the DGKE gene encoding diacylglycerol kinase epsilon isoform X4, with translation MAGAESGSSAFSMSSVVADWSLVFWTLCSVILPVLITLWCSFHRSRRQMLIRDIFCKSKHDWHYTDLFGQPSYCCVCAQHILRGTFCSCCGLRVCEGCLKKADQHFLCKEIVMRGEGGAHGSMPHHWIRGNVPLCSHCMVCKQQCGTQPKLCDYRCVWCQCTAHDECMLDCLKIEECTFGEFKDLIIPPYYLSTINQMRKDKRTDYEKVVPYCREHWIPVIVLANTRSGNNMGETLLGEFKILLNPVQVFDLSKITPAKALQLCTLLPCNAVRVLVCGGDGTVGWVLDAIDEMKIKGQERFIPQVAILPLGTGNDLSNTLGWGAGYAGEVPVEQILRNVMEADGIVLDRWKVQVTSKGYYNLRKPKVFTMNNYFSIGPDALMALNFHAHREKTPSLFSSRIINKAVYFFYGTKDCLVQECKDLNKKVEVPLLSASYFMEFTPLSLWRIPEIFSGLGSGLSSATGTELKSVPETYINKRAFLFCLFCVFY, from the exons ATGGCGGGCGCCGAGAGCGGGAGCAGCGCCTTCTCCATGTCCTCGGTCGTGGCAGACTGGAGCTTGGTGTTCTGGACGCTGTGCTCGGTCATCCTGCCGGTGCTGATCACTCTGTGGTGCAGCTTCCACCGCTCCCGGCGGCAGATGCTGATACGTGACATCTTTTGCAAGAGCAAGCACGACTGGCACTACACGGACCTCTTCGGGCAGCCCTCCTACTGCTGCGTGTGCGCGCAGCACATCCTCCGCGgcactttctgcagctgctgcggGCTGCGCGTCTGTGAGGGATGCCTGAAGAAGGCCGACCAGCATTTCCTCTGCAAGGAAATCGTGATGAGGGGCGAAGGTGGAGCCCACGGCTCTATGCCGCACCACTGGATCAGAGGCAACGTCCCACTCTGCAGCCACTGCATGGTGTGCAAGCAGCAGTGCGGCACGCAGCCCAAGCTCTGCGATTACAG atgcgTGTGGTGTCAGTGCACTGCACACGATGAATGCATGTTGGATTGTTTAAAGATTGAGGAGTGTACGTTTGGAGAATTCAAAGACTTAATTATTCCACCGTACTACTTGTCTACAATCAACCAGATGCGTAAAGACAAAAGAACTGATTATGAAAAG GTAGTACCTTACTGCAGAGAACACTGGATCCCAGTAATCGTACTGGCAAATACTCGTAGTGGGAACAACATGGGTGAAACTCTACTAGGagaatttaaaattctgctgaACCCTGTTCAG GTTTTTGATCTAAGCAAAATTACACCCGCTAAAGCACTCCAACTTTGTACCTTGCTGCCTTGCAATGCTGTCAGGGTTCTTGTCTGTGGTGGGGATGGTACAGTAGGCTGGGTCCTGGATGCAATCGATGAAATGAAGATAAAG GGGCAAGAACGCTTTATTCCACAAGTTGCAATTTTACCTCTAGGAACAGGTAATGACCTGTCCAATACACTGGGCTGGGGCGCAGGTTATGCTGGAGAGGTCCCTGTGGAACAGATCTTACGAAATGTGATGGAGGCAGATGGAATCGTGCTAGACAG atggAAGGTTCAAGTAACAAGCAAAGGATATTACAATTTAAGGAAACCAAAG GTATTCACAATGAACAACTACTTCTCTATTGGACCTGATGCTCTTATGGCTTTAAATTTCCATGCCCATCGTGAGAAGACTCCctctctgttttccagcagaatTATCAATAAG gctgtttattttttttatggaacCAAAGACTGCTTAGTACAAGAATGTAAAGATCTTAACAAGAAAGTTGAG GTTCCTTTGCTATCTGCATCTTACTTCATGGAATTCACGCCTTTGAGCTTATGGAGAATTCCTGAAATTTTTTCTGGGCTTGGCTCAGGTCTCAGTTCAGCTACAGGCACCGAATTAAAATCTGTGCCAGAGACTTACATCAACAAgagggcttttttgttttgtttgttttgtgttttctattAA
- the C17H17orf67 gene encoding uncharacterized protein C17orf67 homolog, producing the protein MKRLLVFIFLLVLMTAFTDTSPILTEKEAKQILRTRREDRRRKAGFPDEPMREHMLYLQRLEQRSEEQFLEHWLNPHCFPHCNRDLVHPI; encoded by the exons ATGAAGCGGTTACTTGTGTTTATCTTCCTCCTGGTCCTCATGACCGCTTTTACAG ACACTTCACCAATTTTGACTGAGAAAGAAGCCAAACAGATTCTGAGAACTCGTCGTGAAGACAGACGAAGAAAAGCTGGTTTCCCTGATGAGCCAATGAGG GAGCACATGCTTTACCTCCAGCGCTTGGAGCAGAGATCGGAAGAGCAATTCCTAGAGCACTGGTTGAATCCACATTGCTTCCCACACTGCAACCGGGACTTAGTCCATCCCATCTAA